One region of Balaenoptera ricei isolate mBalRic1 chromosome 5, mBalRic1.hap2, whole genome shotgun sequence genomic DNA includes:
- the LOC132366647 gene encoding NADH dehydrogenase [ubiquinone] 1 subunit C1, mitochondrial-like: protein MAPSALLRTFSKLLAPAKLPSGSSARSKLCIREPPHGRPDWLKVGLTLGTSIFLWIYLIKQHNEDVLEYKRRNGLE from the coding sequence ATGGCGCCGTCCGCCTTGTTGCGCACTTTCTCCAAGCTGCTGGCCCCGGCCAAGCTCCCGAGCGGCTCTTCAGCGCGGTCAAAGTTGTGCATTCGGGAACCGCCACATGGCAGACCTGACTGGCTGAAGGTTGGACTGACCTTGGGCACCTCCATTTTCTTGTGGATCTATCTCATCAAACAACATAATGAAGATGTTTTAGagtataaaagaagaaatgggtTGGAATAA